Proteins from one Gimesia maris genomic window:
- a CDS encoding bifunctional serine/threonine-protein kinase/formylglycine-generating enzyme family protein — translation MKSRNETGFEQLPSDLMLRINQLCDRYESQLRLGELPSIDDYLEHIAVEYRDVILRELIPLEMEHRCQLGESPDANEYLELYPGLDPTWLASSLKTTQTELLTATGISADHKQQSLPEPVLLEQCQQRIVKEGILSQEELTKLQEASAAGQDCQTSEGLTELLVQSGKITNYQSDVLLSQDERRLLIADYLILEPIGSGGMGTVYKALHRRMKRIVALKVIRTDLQHVPDRLKRFEREVQTAARLSHPHIVTAYDAGEDRGINYLICEYIDGESLTQMVRDSGPLDFSDALNCIMQVARGLEYAHRQGVIHRDVKPANILVDDQGDLKILDMGLARLQQPDDVILGGETQPELTSSQFFMGTIDYMAPEQARNTKLADHRSDIYSLGCTFYFLLTAQPVYPGETTVERILAHREEPIPRLSERLPQVPSGFNAIFEKMLAKSPDDRYQSVTALISDLEKFSTDYEGQTTVISLDESSQSQVTDANWASAPTEVQPAPVVPELTMLASTSEQQMANSAALPKRGLLWGGLAVTTVILIVAFSWKPKMTERSVADSDVAADSSTINLNGATVAPLQQTYAARMKLPVKVEVPIGAGGTKVKLELMLIPPGTFQMGDRMGTSAESDAPLHPVSLTRPYYMSSTEVTNEQFREFVNATNYQTDAERSGGYGMTGGNWVKTMDYSWKNLGDLPVQDQAPAVSISWNDATAFCDWLSDKTGDRYRLPTEAEWEYACRAGTETPWFFGEQSDQMDQYAWFLNNSGGRVYPVKQKRPNAFGLYDIYGNEWEWCQDYYSPGYYSDSPVENPTGPAQGRERVRRGGGFQQPVAQLTSYVRGHGVPETPSRGAFRIVRDTQLD, via the coding sequence GTGAAATCGCGAAATGAAACTGGTTTCGAACAGCTGCCTTCAGACCTGATGCTGCGAATTAACCAGCTGTGTGATCGGTACGAGTCACAATTGAGGCTGGGGGAACTCCCTTCAATTGATGACTACCTGGAACATATCGCGGTTGAATACCGGGATGTGATTCTCAGAGAATTAATTCCTCTGGAAATGGAGCATCGTTGCCAGTTGGGTGAATCTCCCGATGCTAATGAATACCTGGAGCTGTATCCCGGACTCGATCCGACCTGGCTGGCTTCCTCTCTGAAAACGACACAGACTGAACTGCTGACCGCTACAGGCATTTCTGCTGACCACAAACAACAAAGCCTGCCAGAGCCCGTCCTGCTGGAGCAGTGTCAACAGCGGATTGTGAAAGAGGGCATTCTCTCGCAGGAAGAATTGACGAAACTTCAGGAAGCGTCTGCAGCCGGTCAAGACTGTCAGACGTCTGAGGGGCTGACAGAATTACTGGTGCAGTCCGGAAAAATTACGAATTACCAGTCAGATGTGTTGTTGTCCCAAGACGAGCGACGGTTGTTGATAGCTGATTACCTGATTCTGGAACCGATTGGCTCCGGAGGAATGGGAACCGTTTACAAGGCGCTGCACCGCCGGATGAAACGCATTGTTGCCTTGAAAGTCATTCGGACTGATCTGCAGCATGTTCCTGATCGGCTGAAACGTTTTGAACGCGAAGTACAGACGGCTGCGCGGCTTTCACATCCTCACATCGTGACGGCATACGATGCGGGAGAAGATCGGGGAATTAATTACCTGATCTGCGAATATATCGATGGAGAAAGTCTGACGCAGATGGTCCGTGATTCCGGACCGCTCGACTTTTCTGATGCCTTGAACTGTATCATGCAGGTCGCACGGGGGCTGGAGTATGCCCACCGTCAGGGAGTGATTCACCGCGATGTTAAACCGGCTAATATCCTGGTCGATGATCAGGGGGATCTGAAAATCCTGGATATGGGACTGGCACGGCTGCAGCAGCCCGATGATGTCATCCTGGGCGGGGAGACGCAGCCTGAATTAACTTCCAGTCAGTTTTTTATGGGAACCATTGACTACATGGCTCCCGAGCAGGCGCGGAATACGAAGCTGGCAGATCATCGGTCTGATATTTACAGTCTGGGGTGTACGTTCTACTTTCTGTTGACCGCCCAGCCCGTCTATCCGGGAGAAACCACCGTCGAACGAATTCTGGCGCACCGGGAAGAACCGATTCCCCGACTGTCAGAGCGGCTCCCTCAGGTTCCATCCGGATTCAATGCGATTTTCGAAAAGATGCTGGCAAAGTCTCCCGATGATCGCTACCAGTCTGTAACCGCACTGATTTCTGATCTGGAAAAATTCTCTACGGACTATGAAGGGCAGACTACGGTAATTTCACTGGATGAGAGTTCTCAATCGCAGGTGACCGATGCCAACTGGGCAAGTGCGCCGACCGAAGTCCAACCCGCTCCCGTTGTCCCCGAGTTGACCATGCTGGCAAGTACCAGCGAGCAGCAAATGGCAAACTCTGCTGCTCTCCCTAAACGCGGACTGTTGTGGGGAGGGCTGGCTGTCACCACTGTGATACTGATCGTTGCTTTTTCCTGGAAACCGAAGATGACGGAACGTTCGGTTGCCGACAGTGATGTGGCAGCAGACTCGTCGACAATAAATCTGAATGGTGCGACAGTCGCTCCCCTGCAGCAGACGTATGCTGCCAGGATGAAACTGCCGGTTAAGGTGGAAGTTCCCATCGGTGCGGGAGGAACAAAAGTCAAACTGGAACTGATGTTGATTCCCCCCGGAACGTTTCAGATGGGTGATCGGATGGGGACATCAGCAGAATCGGACGCCCCACTGCATCCGGTGAGTCTCACCCGACCATATTACATGAGTTCAACAGAAGTCACGAACGAGCAGTTTCGTGAATTTGTCAACGCGACGAATTATCAGACCGATGCAGAGCGGAGTGGCGGTTATGGGATGACTGGTGGCAACTGGGTAAAGACGATGGACTACTCCTGGAAAAATCTGGGTGACTTACCGGTTCAGGATCAGGCACCGGCGGTCAGTATCAGCTGGAATGATGCGACCGCATTCTGTGACTGGCTTTCCGATAAAACGGGAGATCGCTATCGTCTGCCTACAGAAGCAGAGTGGGAATATGCGTGCCGGGCCGGAACCGAGACACCCTGGTTTTTTGGTGAGCAATCTGACCAGATGGATCAGTATGCCTGGTTCCTGAATAATTCCGGCGGGCGGGTTTATCCTGTCAAACAGAAACGCCCCAATGCCTTTGGCCTGTATGACATCTACGGGAATGAATGGGAATGGTGCCAGGATTATTACAGTCCCGGTTACTATTCTGATTCCCCTGTTGAGAATCCGACGGGACCCGCGCAAGGGCGAGAACGTGTCCGGCGGGGAGGGGGGTTCCAGCAACCGGTGGCTCAGCTGACTTCTTATGTCCGCGGGCATGGCGTGCCGGAGACACCGTCCCGCGGAGCGTTCCGCATTGTTCGTGACACACAGCTTGACTGA
- a CDS encoding ECF-type sigma factor, with amino-acid sequence MSVIEETVTQWIDQLKSGDAQAAQRLWESYFLEMVEVARQKLRGAPRTMADEEDVALSAFKSFCIGAQNGRFSQVTDRQNLWPLLVAITSHKSIDLIRLENRQKRGGSGQNDAAGTSKKQTSMRVDFEEIIQQQPSPEFAVQMAEELERLLNLLDKTGDSALRQVALAKMEGETTTEIAQNQGCARRTVERKLQLITRLWQEDCNL; translated from the coding sequence ATGTCTGTGATTGAAGAAACCGTCACACAGTGGATCGATCAGTTGAAATCAGGAGACGCTCAGGCTGCGCAGAGGTTGTGGGAATCGTATTTTCTGGAGATGGTGGAAGTCGCGCGGCAGAAATTACGAGGTGCACCACGGACGATGGCGGATGAAGAGGATGTGGCGCTGAGCGCTTTTAAAAGTTTCTGTATTGGGGCTCAGAATGGCCGCTTCTCACAGGTCACCGATCGGCAAAATTTATGGCCGCTGCTGGTGGCAATCACATCACATAAATCAATCGACCTGATTCGGCTGGAAAACAGACAGAAGCGGGGCGGAAGTGGACAAAATGACGCAGCTGGGACGAGTAAGAAGCAAACGTCCATGCGAGTTGATTTTGAAGAGATTATCCAGCAGCAACCCTCTCCCGAATTTGCCGTTCAGATGGCAGAAGAACTGGAACGGCTATTGAATTTATTAGACAAAACAGGTGATTCAGCCTTAAGACAGGTTGCATTGGCCAAAATGGAAGGGGAAACTACAACTGAAATTGCGCAGAATCAAGGTTGCGCCCGCCGAACCGTTGAACGAAAACTCCAGTTGATTACCCGTCTGTGGCAAGAGGATTGCAATTTGTGA
- a CDS encoding FAD-dependent oxidoreductase yields MRYPAKTLSVFAVLAITLFPVPHAAASQPVEGVLVEAESFDQHGGWKLDTQFINIMGSPYLLAHGLGQPVADAETTVSFPSTGTYRVLVRTKDWVAPWQAKGAPGRFQLAIDGKPLDETFGTKSAKWFWHDGGTVEITKPEVKLTLHDLTGFEGRCDAILFTKDLNYQPPNDLSPMDQWRKDMLGLPAQPEKTKKYDLVVVGGGYSGMGAAISAARMGCSVALIQDRPVLGGNGSSEVRVWAQGLVRRGKYPHIGEIIAEFADSAAASPGTYEEYGDKLKEDVVRAEKNIDLFLNTRAYEVNKEGESIQSVTAFNTRTSKRTEFLGSLFADCTGHGEIGYLAGADYYTHEKGHMGMSNMWTWKEADTEKSFPDVSWALNLNMEDFPYPKRFHGEWFWESGFDKDPIKDLESMRDWNFRAVYGAWNAIKNKGGKDKHANAELTWMAFIGGPRESRMLRGDVILRKKDIVNKIAFPDGCVPSTWSIDLHYPKKQYMQKYPEDPFISQAVFDSRVDRRFGYPVPYRCFYSRNIPNLFMAGRCISVTHEALGTVRVMKTGGMMGEVVGKAAAVCTEKDCSPREVYTDYYQDLEKLMARKGVERRDTIDGEFYISKDSKELPPVIDAYIDPTTLPGLVIDDESNNVQFVGTWTKGEGLKGFVGNHYVYHGKGKKAEIHFKFQVEKTGKYEVRLSYGHHENRATNTPVTIHSPQDSKTVKINQRIKPPLKNGFISLGTFKFEKGQQIEVVMSNEGVDGNVHADAIQVLPAD; encoded by the coding sequence ATGCGCTACCCGGCTAAAACCCTTTCTGTATTCGCAGTGCTTGCGATCACACTGTTCCCGGTCCCGCACGCGGCCGCTTCACAGCCAGTCGAAGGTGTTCTGGTGGAAGCAGAGAGTTTCGATCAGCATGGTGGCTGGAAACTGGACACGCAGTTTATCAATATCATGGGATCTCCCTATCTGTTGGCGCATGGACTGGGCCAGCCGGTGGCAGACGCAGAAACAACCGTCTCGTTTCCTTCAACAGGAACATACCGCGTTCTGGTTCGCACAAAAGACTGGGTTGCTCCCTGGCAGGCCAAGGGAGCACCAGGTCGCTTCCAACTGGCCATTGATGGCAAACCATTAGATGAGACATTCGGAACGAAGAGTGCCAAATGGTTCTGGCACGATGGCGGCACCGTGGAGATCACCAAACCGGAAGTCAAACTGACGCTCCACGACCTGACAGGCTTTGAAGGCCGCTGTGACGCAATACTGTTTACCAAAGATCTTAACTATCAGCCCCCCAACGATCTGTCCCCCATGGATCAGTGGCGCAAAGACATGCTCGGCCTGCCCGCTCAGCCGGAAAAAACAAAGAAATATGATCTGGTGGTGGTCGGTGGTGGATATTCCGGCATGGGAGCCGCGATCTCTGCGGCCCGCATGGGATGTTCGGTCGCGTTGATTCAGGATCGCCCTGTACTGGGTGGAAACGGGAGTTCGGAAGTCCGTGTCTGGGCACAGGGGCTGGTACGACGCGGAAAATATCCTCATATCGGCGAGATTATCGCAGAATTTGCCGATTCGGCTGCTGCCTCTCCCGGCACTTATGAAGAGTACGGCGACAAATTGAAAGAGGATGTAGTCCGCGCCGAAAAAAACATTGATCTGTTCCTCAATACGCGTGCTTATGAGGTGAATAAAGAGGGAGAATCCATCCAGAGCGTCACCGCCTTCAATACCAGAACCAGCAAACGGACGGAATTTCTTGGTTCCCTCTTCGCGGACTGCACCGGGCATGGTGAAATCGGATATTTAGCCGGCGCCGATTATTACACACATGAAAAAGGGCACATGGGCATGAGCAACATGTGGACCTGGAAAGAAGCCGATACAGAAAAATCATTCCCGGATGTCAGCTGGGCGCTCAACCTGAATATGGAAGACTTCCCCTACCCCAAGCGCTTTCACGGTGAATGGTTCTGGGAGAGCGGCTTTGATAAAGATCCGATCAAAGACCTCGAATCGATGCGGGACTGGAATTTCCGTGCCGTCTATGGTGCCTGGAATGCCATAAAAAACAAAGGTGGTAAAGACAAACATGCCAACGCGGAATTAACCTGGATGGCCTTCATAGGTGGACCACGCGAATCTCGTATGCTCCGCGGCGACGTAATTCTGCGTAAAAAAGACATTGTGAATAAAATCGCCTTTCCGGATGGCTGCGTCCCCAGCACCTGGTCCATCGATTTACACTACCCCAAAAAGCAATACATGCAGAAGTACCCGGAAGACCCTTTCATCTCGCAGGCTGTGTTTGACAGTCGCGTCGACCGCAGGTTCGGTTATCCGGTTCCCTATCGATGTTTTTACTCTCGGAATATCCCAAACCTGTTCATGGCCGGGCGCTGCATCAGTGTGACACATGAGGCACTCGGAACGGTACGCGTCATGAAAACAGGGGGCATGATGGGCGAAGTCGTCGGTAAAGCGGCAGCAGTCTGTACCGAAAAAGACTGCAGTCCCCGCGAAGTTTATACAGACTACTATCAGGACCTCGAAAAACTGATGGCCCGCAAAGGTGTTGAACGCCGCGATACCATCGATGGAGAGTTTTATATCTCGAAAGACTCTAAAGAACTGCCTCCCGTCATCGATGCCTATATCGATCCGACTACACTTCCCGGGCTTGTCATCGATGACGAAAGCAACAATGTGCAGTTCGTCGGGACATGGACAAAAGGCGAAGGTCTGAAAGGTTTTGTCGGCAATCACTATGTCTATCATGGCAAAGGTAAAAAAGCCGAGATCCACTTCAAATTCCAGGTGGAAAAAACCGGAAAATACGAAGTGCGTCTTTCTTACGGACATCATGAAAACCGCGCGACGAATACCCCGGTCACAATTCACTCACCCCAGGATTCAAAAACGGTAAAGATCAATCAGAGAATCAAACCCCCTTTGAAGAATGGCTTTATTTCTCTAGGCACCTTTAAATTCGAGAAAGGTCAGCAGATTGAAGTTGTCATGTCCAATGAGGGTGTGGACGGGAATGTACACGCCGATGCGATCCAGGTCCTGCCTGCTGACTGA
- a CDS encoding FMN-binding protein, whose product MTDLPQAVKPPSPKRRASQFKSLSLKLYRITILVLIVCLIRDYFVRLRVQGKAPIELREVQKFIPAAHSLQVDHSERMGLFVLDEKQRTVGYAIRTSPVSDDIIGYCGPSDTLIVFNSQTDHIVGISIRSSGDTTSHVNDVRQNEYWMNLWKDYGWNQIAALDLQSGEIEGVSGATMTSMGIAHAIAHRIRSSEQQIQADPPFLFRAKDATIIAFCIGACLITFTRLKRIHWLRKLYKLVAMIYLGFWTGDLLAESLFAGWARYTVPWRTVFGLVVLAAVAVLIPWTTRRNVYCQSICPHGTAQEFLGRVLPARSKWKIRPDIKRALRWIPALLIGLILTILFLRIPVDLAELEAFDAYLLASAGIASIVLAVAGLIASLFVPQAYCHYGCPTGAIFEFVRSHGRADRFGRSDLVAGLLLILAIVLNQYADQLQLLLLQ is encoded by the coding sequence ATGACAGACTTACCGCAAGCTGTGAAGCCACCATCACCGAAACGGCGCGCCAGTCAATTCAAGTCACTCTCTCTCAAACTCTACCGCATTACCATCCTGGTTCTCATTGTCTGTCTCATCAGGGACTACTTTGTGCGACTGCGCGTGCAGGGTAAGGCCCCCATCGAACTGCGGGAAGTTCAGAAATTCATTCCCGCCGCTCATTCACTGCAAGTCGATCATTCGGAACGGATGGGGCTGTTTGTACTGGATGAAAAACAGAGAACTGTTGGGTACGCCATCCGCACTTCGCCTGTCTCCGACGACATTATCGGCTATTGCGGCCCCTCAGACACCTTGATCGTATTTAACTCGCAGACAGACCACATCGTCGGCATCTCAATCCGCAGCAGTGGAGACACTACATCTCACGTGAATGATGTCCGTCAGAATGAGTACTGGATGAACCTCTGGAAAGATTATGGCTGGAATCAAATCGCCGCGCTCGACCTCCAGTCCGGGGAGATCGAAGGTGTTTCCGGCGCCACCATGACCAGTATGGGCATCGCGCATGCCATCGCACATCGAATTCGCTCCTCCGAACAGCAGATTCAGGCAGATCCCCCCTTTCTCTTCCGTGCAAAAGATGCAACCATTATTGCGTTTTGTATCGGTGCTTGCCTGATTACCTTCACGAGGCTCAAGCGGATTCACTGGTTGCGAAAGTTGTATAAGCTCGTCGCCATGATTTATCTGGGTTTCTGGACCGGAGATCTGCTGGCGGAATCACTGTTTGCCGGCTGGGCCCGGTATACGGTTCCCTGGAGAACAGTCTTCGGCCTGGTTGTATTGGCCGCAGTGGCCGTGCTCATTCCCTGGACAACCCGACGCAATGTGTACTGCCAGAGCATCTGCCCGCATGGGACCGCACAGGAATTTCTGGGAAGAGTACTCCCCGCGCGGTCCAAATGGAAAATCAGACCGGATATCAAACGGGCACTGCGGTGGATCCCCGCTTTATTGATCGGACTGATTCTCACGATTCTGTTTTTAAGAATCCCCGTGGATCTGGCAGAACTGGAAGCCTTTGATGCCTATCTGCTGGCATCCGCGGGAATCGCTTCGATCGTGCTTGCAGTCGCAGGACTCATTGCATCCCTGTTTGTCCCACAGGCTTACTGTCACTATGGCTGCCCCACAGGTGCCATTTTTGAATTTGTCCGCTCCCATGGCAGGGCAGATCGTTTCGGCCGAAGTGATCTGGTGGCCGGCCTGCTTCTGATTCTGGCGATTGTTTTAAACCAATACGCTGATCAATTACAGCTGTTACTGCTGCAATGA